ccttctccaggaaatgTCATTCCTCCTGCCTAATCTGCTTGGTCAACACTACGCTTTCTCTGGAAACCTTCCCTCACCTTTCTGGGCTTCCACAGGACTGCGCCACACTCTGTGCTCCCCTGGAGCAAACCCTCAGCTCAGTGTGCTAAGAGTTGTCAGTTATCAGGTCTGTCTGCCCCCACCAGAGAGTACAAGGTACTTAGTTGCCTACGTGTCGGCTGACACAGCCAGAAGGCATCTGTTGACCGACAGACTGAGTGCATGGATTCCTTTGCTTCCTAAGCACCTCCTCTGTGCGAGACACTGACCCAGGGGATCCGACACAAAATGACATAGACACGGCCTTTGCtttcatgtgtgtatgttttgtAGGGAAAGTCAGACAATAAGCACAGCGAATTGATATCTATACAAGAAGACCCGTGATGTGATGAGAAAGTACCCAGGTGAGAAGTTCTTTTGGTTGGGTTGTCAGAAGTCATTTTGttgtgctaagtcgtgtctgactctttttgaggAATTAATCATAGGATGAACTCTAAGTGGCTACAAGAAGTCAGCCTGCAGAGTATCAAAACATTCTAGGAAGCTCAACTGAACACAGCGAGTCAGCCTGCAGAATATACAAGAACATTCTAGGAACCCAGAGAGGAGGGGACTTCTGGGCCACTGAAGGAGTTTGGTTTTTCCAGCAGATACCATGGGAAAGCATTTAAAGGGCTGGAGAGGGGGGtgtcacaaaaataaaacatttttttggtatttattttcattttttaaaaagcgtcCATCAGATAGTAAAACTCCAGGGTGAAAGTTTGATGATGAATAGGATATTTGCCATCCTCAAAATATCTACCTACAACATACTTATTAATTACAAAAGGGGGGAAAGTAACGGAGAAACCCGGCAGACCCAATCCCAACCAGTTAACGTCCTCAGGAATGGGCCAACCTGACACCTATGCCCCCCGCCACCACGACATAGCAAGAGCACACAGAATTGCTTTCAGGATATTCGTGTCCAAAATGCAGAACCTCAGTCAGATAAACCCAAACTGAGAgttattctacaaaataactttcaaagatgtcaaggccataaaagaatgaacctccctccctcaaatgtccatcagtaaatgaatgaattaagtgTGATCAATACATAGAATGGAATATTGcccagcaatgaaaaagaatgaactagtCTCTGTAGATCAATATGGAAAGATCTCAGAAACCTTGTTCTCGTGGTAAGAAACATGGCCAGTGAAAAACTCTACTGAGATGCCCTTTATCCCACCTATCAGTTTAGAAGAAAATCAGCTTAGTAGAACATTCAAAGTGTGATGCTCTACTGTGTTGACCACATGATGGGGAAATAAGGCACTCGTACATTGCTGGTGGGGGCCACATTGATACAACCCCTGTAGAATTATAACTATCAAAATTATAAATCCAAATGCTccttgacccagcaatccctcttCTGGAATCCAACAGTATAGCATTCTACTATGTATATTGTTATTCACTGTAGAAttgtcattaaaaacaaaaactaaacggAGACAATGCAAGCTTTCCTCATGAGGGTCTGCCCACCAATATCTCCTTCCCAGCCCACATCTAGtaagggaaggaaagggaaagaaactcCAGGAGCCAATAACTCATCTGCCAGTCTCTCCCCAGATTCCCTCCACCAATTCTCTTGTTCTCTTGTGGTATAGGAGGGGGAAGGCCAGTGCAGAAGAGCCCCAGGCTAAGGATGAACTTCCACCCTCTGCTTGCTGATGAACTTCAAGCTAGCCCAGTCCCTTTTGGGACCTCTCAATAGGAAGGATGGAGCAATAAGGCATGCCTACCACCTCCCAACCCACTCATCcccaaattatttataaaatacagtaCACACATGGATATATTTATTAGAATAAACTCTCAGAGGATCCCCATAGGATTTTGGATCAGGAAACAATGACCAAGGTATTATGAGTCCTCCTCATTTGAGAGAGTGGAGCTGGGTTGAACTGAGATAATCACCCAGGTTGGGTGCAGGTAAGGAAGATGTTCAGGTGTTGGCAGCGAGAACAGCTTAGTTAAGGAGCCAGAGTGGCAGCATCTGGGTCAAGTTGAGCAGGAGGGGTCAGATCCTCTGGGGTGTGGACCCAGAAGTAGGGTTCTCAGCGTAAAATCTCGCCACCTCCTCATTGGGGTTGCCCTGGAAGGGGTCGAACCACATCTGAATGCAGCGGCCGCTGCCCCGGCTGTAGTTGCTGACCTTGTAGGAGTGACTCCAGATTTCATTGCACAGAGCAGCAGGCTTCGGGAAGTAGAAGTCAAAGCGGTGGCAGGCAGCTTTCACCGGGCACTGGTTATACCCTGTGGGGAGAATGGAAGACCTGTAGCCACTAGGTCCAGAACCATCTCTTGCTCCACCAACCCCACAACCGCAAATCTCCATAAACCCTtccacacccccacctccccctcccactccccgccccccccagCCCTCACCTGAGGTCCAGTTCCAGCCCTTGTGCCAGTTGCTCTTGCAGGTGTAGGAGGTGCGGCAGTCTTCCCACCAGCTCTGACAGTCCTCTTTGCACAGGGGCACACCCAGGACCCGCTCTTTGCGCCACCTCTGGTTAACCTGGAGGggtcaggggagggagggagccagtCTGTCAGGGATCTCAGCTGCTATAGCCTTGATGGGGTCAGGGTTGGGAAGGTGGGGGCGATGCCTCTATCACCCTCAGACCAGAATTCATGAACCACACCCTCCCTGCAAGTGACCAGTGGACTCTGCCCTCTGCTGAAGCTCCTGTCTGCGGGGCTGGTGCCCATACCTCCCGGATC
This genomic window from Bubalus bubalis isolate 160015118507 breed Murrah chromosome 16, NDDB_SH_1, whole genome shotgun sequence contains:
- the LOC102390798 gene encoding folate receptor alpha, with the protein product MAWQMTQLLLLALVAAAWGAQVPRTPRARTDLLNVCMDAKHHKAEPGPEDSLHEQCSPWRKNACCSVNTSIEAHKDISYLYRFNWDHCGKMEPACKRHFIQDTCLYECSPNLGPWIREVNQRWRKERVLGVPLCKEDCQSWWEDCRTSYTCKSNWHKGWNWTSGYNQCPVKAACHRFDFYFPKPAALCNEIWSHSYKVSNYSRGSGRCIQMWFDPFQGNPNEEVARFYAENPTSGSTPQRI